Proteins encoded by one window of Vidua chalybeata isolate OUT-0048 chromosome 15, bVidCha1 merged haplotype, whole genome shotgun sequence:
- the LOC128795840 gene encoding LOW QUALITY PROTEIN: protocadherin alpha-13-like (The sequence of the model RefSeq protein was modified relative to this genomic sequence to represent the inferred CDS: deleted 2 bases in 1 codon): MGERWCAAVLRVLVLQAAWALAGGQVRYSVAEEAKAGTVVGRLAQDLGLEAGEAEARRLRLVAQGRRASVEVSGASGALLVSSRLDREELCGKSAPCALRLEVLLERPLRVFHVELEVTDINDNAPIFPAARKNLSLSENSPPGFRFPLEGASDADIGANAQLSYTLSPSEHFSLDLQKSNKRNLVPELVLTKSLDRETIPVHRLVLTASDGGRPSLTGTMELVISVLDTNDNAPQFNQSVYKVQLPENATEGTLVARVNATDADEGVNREMIFTATSFIPPSGRDLISVNPKTGEIRLTAALDFEEVSIYDFRIEARDQGWPPLSGHCRVELEVLDVNDNAPEVRVTSLSVPVAEDASVGTVVALLSVSDRDSGENGRVRCWVWPASPFGLEATFAGSYSLVLREALDRERVSEYEVEVRAEDGGAPALRASRGLRVPVSDVNDNAPAFAQAVYTVLARENNAAGAELARLWARDPDEAGNGRVSYSVWEGGAGGGGWRAASSYVSVDAESGRLWALRPLDYEELQVLQFEVRAVDAGEPPLCGNATVQLFVLDENDNAPALLPPAGSAPEAGGVAAAEAAAEAGAGSESGTLWAWAAWGAPAGQVVAKIRAVDADSGYNAWLRYELWEPRGKGPFRVGLYSGEVSTARALDEADGPRQRLLIVVRDHGEPARSATATLSVSLVEAAEAAAAAAAGSSSSSSSSSVSRSALGVELGPGAASAATNVWLVVAICAVSSLFLLAVVLYGASRWAPRAAVLSGPGPTTLVCASEVGSWSYSQRHSRSLCVADGAAKSDLMVFSPNFPPPPPGPAPKDTQPEPSALLDTVSGTALFLPLFRSPPLFSSGHSPSPLREFLLGARPRPRSLSAVVV, encoded by the exons ATGGGAGAGCGCTGGTGTGCGGCGGTGCTGcgggtgctggtgctgcaggcgGCCTGGGCGCTGGCGGGCGGGCAGGTGCGCTACTCGGTGGCGGAGGAAGCCAAGGCCGGCACGGTGGTGGGCCGTCTGGCGCAGGACCTGGGCCTGGAGGCGGGCGAGGCGGAGGCGCGGCGGCTGCGGCTGGTGGCGCAGGGCCGGCGGGCGAGCGTGGAGGTGAGCGGGGCGAGCGGCGCGCTGCTGGTGAGCTCGCGGCTCGACCGGGAGGAGCTGTGCGGCAAGAGCGCGCCGTGCGCGCTGcgcctggaggtgctgctggagcggCCGCTGCGCGTCTTCCATGTGGAGCTGGAGGTCACCGACATCAACGACAATGCCCCCATCTTCCCCGCCGCCCGCAAAAACCTCAGTTTATCGGAGAACTCCCCTCCTGGGTTCCGGTTCCCGCTGGAGGGCGCATCGGATGCGGATATCGGAGCGAACGCGCAGCTCTCCTACACACTCAGTCCCAGCGAGCATTTCTCTCTGGATTTACAAAAATCAAATAAGCGAAATCTTGTACCCGAACTCGTTTTAACGAAATCTCTGGACCGCGAGACGATTCCCGTTCACCGGCTGGTGCTGACAGCGAGTGACGGGGGCCGGCCGTCTCTGACGGGGACAATGGAGCTGGTGATCTCGGTGCTGGACACAAACGACAACGCGCCCCAGTTCAACCAGTCGGTGTATAAAGTGCAGCTGCCAGAGAATGCTACAGAGGGGACGCTCGTGGCACGAGTGAACGCCACGGATGCAGATGAGGGCGTTAACAGGGAAATGATTTTTACAGCGACCAGCTTCATTCCCCCAAGTGGAAGAGATCTAATTTCCGTCAACCCGAAGACGGGGGAGATTCGcctcacagcagccctggacTTCGAAGAAGTCAGCATATATGATTTTCGTATTGAAGCAAGAGACCAAGGTTGGCCCCCGCTGTCGGGTCACTGCCGAGTGGAGCTAGAGGTGCTGGACGTGAACGACAACGCGCCGGAGGTGCGGGTGACGTCGCTGTCGGTGCCGGTGGCGGAGGACGCGTCGGTGGGGACGGTGGTGGCCCTGCTGAGCGTGTCGGACCGGGACTCGGGGGAGAACGGGCGCGTGCGGTGCTGGGTGTGGCCGGCGTCGCCGTTCGGTCTGGAGGCGACGTTCGCGGGCTCGTACTCGCTGGTGCTGCGCGAGGCGCTGGACCGGGAGCGGGTGTCGGAGTACGAGGTGGAGGTGCGTGCGGAGGACGGCGGGGCGCCGGCGCTGCGCGCCAGCCGCGGGCTGCGGGTGCCGGTGTCGGACGTGAACGACAACGCGCCCGCGTTCGCGCAGGCCGTGTACACGGTGCTGGCGCGGGAGAACAacgcggcgggcgcggagctGGCGCGGCTGTGGGCGCGGGACCCGGACGAGGCGGGCAACGGGCGCGTCAGCTACTCGGTGTGGgagggcggcgcgggcggcggcggctggcGGGCGGCGTCCAGCTACGTGTCGGTGGACGCGGAGAGCGGGCGTCTGTGGGCGCTGCGGCCCCTGGACTacgaggagctgcaggtgctgcagttcGAGGTGCGCGCCGTGGACGCGGGGGAGCCGCCGCTGTGCGGCAACGCCACGGTGCAGCTCTTCGTGCTGGACGAGAACGACAACGCgccggcgctgctgccgcccgCGGGCTCGGCACCGGAGGCGGGCGGCGTGGCGgcagcggaggcggcggcggaggcGGGCGCGGGCTCGGAGTCGGGCACGCTGTGGGCGTGGGCGGCGTGGGGGGCGCCGGCGGGGCAGGTGGTGGCGAAGATCCGCGCCGTGGACGCCGACTCGGGCTACAACGCGTGGCTGCGCTACGAGCTGTGGGAGCCGCGGGGCAAGGGCCCGTTCCGCGTGGGGCTCTACAGCGGCGAGGTGAGCACGGCGCGGGCGCTGGACGAGGCGGACGGGCCTCGCCAGAGGCTGCTGATCGTCGTGCGCGACCACGGCGAGCCGGCGCGCTCGGCCACGGCCACGCTCAGCGTGTCGCTGGTCGAGGCcgccgaggcggcggcggccgcggccgcgggaTCCTCGTCGTCGTCGTCGTCGTCGTCGGTGTCGCGGTCGGCGCTGGGCGTGGAGCTCGGCCCCGGCGCGGCGAGCGCGGCGACCAACGTGTGGCTGGTGGTGGCCATCTGCGCGGTGTCGAGCCTCTTCCTGCTGGCCGTGGTGCTGTACGGGGCGTCGCGCTGGGCGCCGCGGGCGGCCGTGCTCTCGGGGCCCGGGCCCACGACGCTCGTGTGCGCCAGCGAAGTGGGCAGCTGGTCGTACTCGCAGCGCCACAGCCGCAGCCTGTGCGTGGCGGACGGCGCGGCCAAGAGCGACCTCATGGTTTTCAGCCCCAACTTccctccgccgccgcccggccccgcgcccaaGGACACGCAGCCGGAGCCCTCCGCTCTCCTCGACACGGTCAGTGGCACTGCCTTGTTC CTCCCGCTCTTTCGCTCGCCGCCTCTTTTTTCCTCCGGCCATTCTCCCTCGCCCCTTAGAGAGTTCTTGCTTGGAgcgaggccccgcccccgcaGCCTGAGTGCAGTGGTTGTTTAA